AGGTCGGACTGGCAGATAAACTGAAAGAAAACGGACCCTTTACCTTATTGGTGCCCAATGATGCTGCCTTCCGGGAATTGGGCATTAACCGCCCCTCAGATTTTAGCAAAATGAACCAGGATAGTCTTAAAAGTCTTGTGGAAAGACACATTCTGAGCAGACGGCTATTGTTTAGCGATATGCCTCACAATGGTGTGGATGTACGTTATGCGACTTTGGCAGGGACAGAGGTGTATGCTTCCATGGCGGGATATGCTCCTGGAAATGCTGCTTTTGCAGCCAACGACCTTTATTTTGATGGCTCTCCAGTAACGCGCAAGGATGTAACCCTGGCGAATGGAACCCTGCACATGCTGAATAAAGTGATGAAATATACGCCTGCAATGACCATTCAGGCATGGTTGGCAGCCCGTCCGAAGTACAGCATTTTTGTAGCGGGTTTGAAGAAATTCGGATTCTGGGATCAGCTGGCCACAGCTGGGCCATTCACGGTATTTGCGCCAGACAATGAAGGCTTGGAAGCAAACGGGATTACTGAAGCTTCAATTGCTGAGATGGATGTACAGAAATATCATGGAACACGGTTATTTGGAAGTTATATCCTGCCCAAGACCCATTTCTTCCTTTCAGATTTTGAGGTGTTTAAAGTCAACAATGGCCAGGAGTTTCTGGCGAAAAAGATTGATAATGATACCTGGTTTTCATTTGTGTCTACAACGAAAGACTTTTTTACAAAAGTGGTTACAGGAGGTGTAAACCTGAGAACGGCACCTTCTTACCCCAATGTAATCTATGGAAGCGCAGGAGCGAGTGTTCCGGCCTTATCAGATCACCTGTTTGATAACGGAGTCTTGCATGAAGTAAAAGGAGTGTTGTTGCTGCCAGAACAAGCCTTAAAAAATTGATAAAATTAAAGACAAAACAGATGAAAC
This region of Pedobacter steynii genomic DNA includes:
- a CDS encoding fasciclin domain-containing protein yields the protein MNTRKSITQALLLIPVFLLLVLQSCKHNDLEIEKENENFRLATDFIKNNYDMTLFYAAVEKVGLADKLKENGPFTLLVPNDAAFRELGINRPSDFSKMNQDSLKSLVERHILSRRLLFSDMPHNGVDVRYATLAGTEVYASMAGYAPGNAAFAANDLYFDGSPVTRKDVTLANGTLHMLNKVMKYTPAMTIQAWLAARPKYSIFVAGLKKFGFWDQLATAGPFTVFAPDNEGLEANGITEASIAEMDVQKYHGTRLFGSYILPKTHFFLSDFEVFKVNNGQEFLAKKIDNDTWFSFVSTTKDFFTKVVTGGVNLRTAPSYPNVIYGSAGASVPALSDHLFDNGVLHEVKGVLLLPEQALKN